One genomic segment of Sphingobacteriales bacterium includes these proteins:
- a CDS encoding tetratricopeptide repeat protein produces MSFFNKLSLGLKYIAFLAATILLLMAQSDTAFAQSKKKDKGKNKDKTTTSTKAETNNPNHEKIEKLLFDGILAKTKDNFTGAIDAYKECLKIDPTNDVAMYELARLYYEGNNSDQALAFAKDAANLAPDNKWYQYLYAEVLALGGKFNDAAEVYKRLITKNPDGYDYYFDLAYMYLQAGNFDAALTTYDALENKMGFMPEIALEKAKLYRHLKRFEKAITELDKLIAFNPADATNYKLLADIYETQGNAKKVEETYTLMAKNAPTDPQSRLVMAQFYLRKGDFDKYIAELEPAFADPAVSLDAKAGILVAHIQASNTPDIQQKKISALAERLLKAHSQSALAFAINGELAYVYGDTKKALNYYQKALDLDSNQPAAWIHVLEIQFEIEDYPGLVETSQKMIEVFPNQVQPYFYKGLA; encoded by the coding sequence ATGTCATTTTTTAATAAACTTTCCTTGGGGCTAAAATACATAGCCTTCCTTGCAGCTACTATTTTGCTGTTAATGGCACAATCTGATACCGCTTTTGCCCAATCGAAAAAGAAAGATAAAGGTAAAAATAAAGATAAAACTACCACCTCTACAAAAGCAGAAACAAACAACCCCAATCACGAAAAAATTGAAAAATTACTGTTTGACGGCATCTTGGCCAAAACTAAAGACAATTTTACCGGCGCAATAGACGCTTACAAAGAATGTTTAAAAATTGACCCTACAAACGATGTAGCCATGTACGAATTGGCACGGCTATATTACGAAGGCAATAATAGCGACCAAGCCCTTGCCTTTGCCAAAGATGCCGCAAATTTGGCACCCGACAATAAATGGTATCAATATTTATATGCTGAGGTTTTAGCACTTGGCGGTAAATTTAATGATGCTGCCGAAGTGTATAAACGCCTGATTACTAAAAATCCGGATGGTTATGATTACTATTTCGACTTGGCGTATATGTACCTTCAGGCGGGTAATTTTGATGCAGCCCTTACAACTTACGACGCTTTAGAAAACAAAATGGGGTTTATGCCCGAAATTGCCCTCGAAAAAGCCAAACTATACCGACACCTCAAAAGATTTGAAAAAGCAATTACCGAATTAGATAAACTAATTGCCTTTAATCCTGCCGATGCCACCAATTATAAACTATTGGCCGATATTTACGAAACTCAGGGAAACGCCAAAAAAGTAGAAGAAACCTATACCCTAATGGCTAAAAATGCCCCCACCGACCCCCAAAGCAGGTTGGTAATGGCACAATTTTACCTGCGCAAAGGCGATTTCGACAAATATATTGCCGAACTTGAACCGGCCTTCGCCGACCCCGCAGTTAGCTTAGATGCCAAAGCGGGTATATTGGTAGCACATATTCAAGCATCAAACACCCCCGATATACAACAAAAAAAAATAAGCGCTTTGGCCGAGCGACTGCTTAAAGCGCACTCGCAATCGGCGTTGGCATTTGCCATTAATGGCGAGTTGGCATACGTTTATGGCGATACAAAAAAAGCATTAAATTATTATCAAAAAGCACTTGATTTAGACAGCAACCAACCCGCCGCGTGGATTCATGTGCTTGAAATTCAATTTGAAATAGAAGATTATCCCGGATTGGTTGAAACCAGCCAAAAAATGATAGAGGTTTTTCCCAATCAGGTGCAACCCTATTTTTACAAAGGATTAGCGTAA
- a CDS encoding sulfotransferase, whose protein sequence is MPVQFVGLGAAKAGTTWLADNLRKHPAVFIPKIKEVHYFNPFMPWSPKVANHRRLNPVNWYEEFFKPALPDQLCGEFSVMYLHQPGVPQAIHQYNPDAKLIIMLREPVSREFSLYKYYLQYGVLTSPSFEHALENHPELFYTSKYADYLNDWYQFFEPRQILILWYDDVRSHPEKVWDATLAHLGLSYYYPNDLTKQSNITGSSKFAFVNRFVAGSQAFIHKNGLQKILPLLHKTGIVRLAELIAKKNISTQKKGQTAPLPQTAAALYQYYAHDIAQLEQITGRDLSAWKKHEQK, encoded by the coding sequence ATGCCTGTTCAGTTTGTTGGGTTGGGTGCTGCCAAAGCTGGCACCACTTGGCTGGCCGATAATTTGCGCAAACATCCGGCAGTTTTTATTCCCAAAATAAAAGAAGTTCATTATTTTAATCCGTTTATGCCTTGGTCGCCCAAAGTGGCCAATCATAGAAGGTTAAACCCTGTAAACTGGTACGAGGAATTTTTTAAACCTGCACTTCCGGACCAATTATGTGGCGAGTTTTCGGTTATGTACCTGCATCAGCCCGGTGTGCCACAAGCCATACACCAATATAATCCGGATGCTAAACTAATTATTATGCTGCGCGAACCCGTCTCGCGCGAGTTTTCGCTGTATAAATATTATTTACAATACGGCGTTCTTACCAGCCCTTCTTTTGAACATGCCCTTGAAAACCACCCTGAATTATTCTATACCTCAAAATATGCCGACTATTTAAACGACTGGTATCAATTTTTTGAGCCCCGGCAAATACTTATTTTATGGTATGACGACGTGCGCAGCCATCCGGAAAAAGTATGGGATGCCACTTTGGCTCATTTAGGCTTATCGTATTACTACCCAAACGACCTCACAAAGCAATCAAATATTACCGGCAGCTCTAAATTTGCATTTGTTAATAGGTTTGTAGCTGGCTCGCAAGCGTTTATCCATAAAAATGGGCTGCAAAAAATATTGCCGTTATTGCACAAAACAGGCATTGTGCGCTTGGCCGAACTAATAGCCAAAAAAAATATTAGCACCCAAAAAAAAGGCCAAACTGCGCCTTTGCCGCAAACCGCCGCTGCCCTTTATCAATACTATGCGCATGACATAGCTCAGTTAGAACAAATAACCGGCAGAGACCTGTCAGCATGGAAAAAACATGAGCAAAAATAA
- a CDS encoding homocysteine S-methyltransferase family protein: MQTLLQKALNERILIIDGAMGSLIQGYGLTEADFRGSLLTNHAKPLKGNNDLLCLTRPDIITEIHTQYLSAGADIIETNTFNATAISQADYNTQHLVYDINFAAAQAAQQAVANWRSQTGSHQPKWVAGAMGPTNQTLSLSPDVNRPAYRATTFDAIKTAYYEQARGLMEGGADILLVETVFDTLNCKAALYAILDLFENTGKTLPLMVSVTITDQSGRTLSGQTVEAFYASVSHAPLLSIGLNCALGAHEMRPYLLSLSHIAPCYISCYPNAGLPNAFGGYDETPEQMCHVLANYAQQGLLNIVGGCCGTTPQHIQHIAQHMQNIPPRKLPLQNLIAT, from the coding sequence ATGCAAACCTTGTTACAAAAAGCACTTAACGAGCGCATTTTAATTATTGATGGAGCTATGGGCAGCCTCATTCAAGGCTACGGACTAACCGAAGCAGACTTTAGAGGCTCGTTATTAACCAACCATGCCAAGCCGTTAAAGGGAAACAACGATTTATTGTGCTTAACTCGCCCCGATATTATAACAGAAATTCATACCCAGTATTTAAGCGCCGGCGCCGATATTATTGAAACAAATACGTTTAATGCTACTGCTATATCGCAAGCCGACTATAATACGCAACACCTTGTTTATGATATTAATTTTGCCGCTGCACAGGCTGCACAACAAGCTGTTGCAAATTGGCGCTCGCAAACGGGTAGCCATCAGCCCAAGTGGGTAGCTGGTGCCATGGGGCCAACCAACCAAACCCTTTCTTTATCGCCAGATGTGAACAGGCCGGCCTATCGCGCAACTACTTTCGATGCCATTAAAACTGCCTACTACGAGCAGGCGCGTGGCCTTATGGAAGGCGGTGCCGACATTTTATTGGTAGAAACTGTTTTTGACACGCTAAACTGTAAAGCAGCCTTATACGCCATATTAGATTTATTTGAAAATACCGGAAAAACCCTGCCCCTAATGGTATCGGTAACCATTACCGACCAAAGTGGACGTACTTTAAGCGGGCAAACCGTTGAGGCTTTTTATGCCTCGGTAAGCCATGCCCCTTTACTAAGTATTGGCTTAAACTGCGCCCTTGGTGCCCACGAAATGCGCCCTTATTTATTAAGTCTTAGCCATATTGCCCCTTGCTATATTAGCTGCTACCCCAATGCCGGCTTGCCCAACGCCTTTGGTGGCTACGACGAAACTCCCGAACAAATGTGCCATGTATTGGCCAACTACGCACAACAAGGCCTGCTAAATATTGTTGGCGGATGCTGCGGCACTACGCCACAACACATCCAGCACATAGCCCAGCACATGCAAAATATACCTCCCCGCAAACTGCCCTTGCAAAACCTTATAGCAACCTAA
- a CDS encoding rhodanese-like domain-containing protein — MNLFYQVEQKYNYFVKPLNLYPTQKNFRMLLNLCSKPSLGLPLYSGVFFALLLLIFGCTKACGQQTIAGQASYNAMLTALYKNTVPTISTQQLATTQQQQTESSSCFLLLDTREITEYNVSHLPNAIFAGYNNDFETYASLLASTPKNQTIILYCSIGYRSERIGEKLLQNGFTNVYNLWGGLFAWANEQRPLVQASGKKTNQVHPYSNQWGIWLYGEDILKTYQPQ; from the coding sequence TTGAACTTATTTTATCAAGTCGAACAAAAATACAATTACTTTGTTAAACCACTCAACCTTTACCCTACTCAAAAAAACTTCCGGATGCTTTTAAATTTGTGCTCAAAACCCTCGCTCGGCCTACCATTATATAGCGGTGTTTTTTTTGCTTTATTATTATTGATATTTGGCTGCACCAAAGCCTGTGGACAACAAACCATAGCCGGGCAAGCAAGTTATAATGCCATGCTGACAGCATTATATAAAAATACAGTGCCTACAATTAGTACGCAACAATTAGCAACTACGCAACAACAGCAAACGGAAAGTTCATCTTGTTTTTTATTGCTCGATACCCGCGAAATTACCGAGTACAACGTTAGTCACCTACCCAACGCTATATTTGCCGGATACAACAACGATTTTGAAACTTATGCTTCTTTATTAGCCAGTACCCCTAAAAACCAAACTATAATTCTTTACTGCTCCATAGGTTACCGCAGCGAGCGCATTGGCGAAAAACTGCTGCAAAATGGCTTTACCAATGTCTATAATCTTTGGGGCGGACTTTTTGCCTGGGCTAACGAGCAACGTCCGTTAGTACAAGCATCCGGAAAAAAAACAAACCAAGTACACCCATACTCAAATCAATGGGGCATATGGCTATACGGTGAAGACATCCTTAAAACATATCAACCTCAGTAA
- a CDS encoding oligosaccharide flippase family protein → MSKNNTDNTTAANTNNNQEEEQQQLHKKNNTKKIVALQTAWSFAAKGAAFLGFYAANLSIAAYLLPNGFGLWSWLWSWITVALCLSYGGINLATQHFIAGLNAKTQTEQLKNTLLASLQIRLKFSAVSTVLLLLIMWGLGFLNYKNSQYDWQQLAAPAAVILFFGGVLEWAKNILAALHKLFGVFIITSIEFGAKWALAWWALNNTPPDTYLVALLWAFAIAVGLAAITSVFFWLRMCFFTNHLPQKRNTNDTRNEFKALEKKLHNYSLPLFIISVGFLLFTEADIILLGFFHPPDIVGQYNAAKLLLMPLPQISQALAMGSLPLFGSINAAQPKWWLKKVFLRLCLINAFLFGFITVIVWLFAPFIMSYLYPLSNIGQGVWVLRILVLYVLAASFAVVLNGILDYRGKATQRSYNMLASLALLALFGTLGAWYWQGIGVALAVVLAYIPYVLRNYWLVKTELN, encoded by the coding sequence ATGAGCAAAAATAATACCGACAACACTACCGCTGCCAATACAAATAATAACCAAGAAGAAGAACAACAACAACTGCATAAAAAAAATAATACCAAAAAGATTGTTGCCCTGCAAACCGCTTGGAGTTTTGCAGCCAAAGGTGCAGCCTTTTTGGGGTTTTATGCTGCCAATTTAAGTATTGCTGCCTACTTGCTTCCAAATGGTTTTGGTTTATGGAGTTGGTTATGGTCATGGATTACTGTTGCATTGTGTTTATCGTATGGAGGAATTAATTTGGCTACCCAGCATTTTATTGCCGGATTGAACGCAAAAACTCAAACAGAACAACTTAAAAATACCTTATTGGCATCGTTGCAAATAAGATTAAAATTTAGTGCAGTTAGCACAGTTTTATTACTGCTGATAATGTGGGGCTTGGGGTTTTTAAATTATAAAAATAGTCAATACGATTGGCAACAGTTAGCAGCGCCGGCAGCAGTAATATTATTTTTTGGCGGGGTGTTAGAGTGGGCAAAAAATATTTTGGCAGCCTTGCATAAATTGTTTGGTGTCTTTATTATTACAAGTATTGAGTTTGGGGCGAAATGGGCTTTGGCGTGGTGGGCTTTAAACAATACCCCCCCCGATACTTATTTGGTTGCATTACTTTGGGCTTTTGCTATAGCAGTGGGTTTGGCAGCAATAACAAGTGTATTTTTTTGGCTCCGGATGTGCTTTTTTACCAACCATCTGCCCCAGAAGCGCAATACAAACGATACACGTAATGAGTTTAAAGCGCTAGAAAAGAAATTACACAACTATAGTTTGCCGCTTTTTATAATTAGTGTTGGTTTTTTATTGTTTACCGAAGCCGATATTATTTTACTTGGTTTTTTTCATCCGCCCGATATAGTTGGCCAATACAATGCGGCTAAACTTTTGCTTATGCCGTTGCCACAAATAAGCCAAGCCTTAGCTATGGGAAGTTTGCCTTTGTTTGGAAGCATTAATGCTGCGCAGCCAAAATGGTGGTTAAAAAAAGTATTTTTGCGTTTATGTTTAATTAACGCCTTCTTATTTGGTTTTATTACGGTAATTGTTTGGTTGTTTGCACCTTTTATAATGAGCTATTTGTACCCGTTAAGCAATATAGGGCAAGGCGTGTGGGTATTGCGAATTTTGGTTTTATATGTCTTGGCTGCCTCATTTGCAGTCGTGCTTAATGGTATTTTAGATTACAGAGGGAAAGCTACACAACGGTCGTATAATATGTTGGCATCGTTGGCATTATTAGCCCTGTTTGGCACTTTGGGTGCTTGGTATTGGCAAGGTATTGGTGTTGCCTTGGCCGTAGTTTTGGCCTATATTCCGTATGTATTGCGCAACTATTGGTTAGTTAAAACCGAGCTGAACTAA
- a CDS encoding GNAT family N-acetyltransferase yields the protein MDIAKRLDPKQEPFYQNADLQMFMAYNQNNKIVGRIAAIDNKLFNQIHANANMGFWGFFECENNQTTANALFEAAAQWLKPRGLNRVQGPASPSSNHEYGLLTEGFDDPPRLMMTYNPPYYRDLILNYGFERAKGLVAFKLDQKTLLSNEKFVRVAAIAQQRSKVTVRKINMRHLADELKIFKHIYNNAWEHNWGFIPFTDPELDAMAKDLKMLIADDLVLFAEIDGQPIGFALAIPDYNLIFKSFKGNLFPFNFFKLFTQKKRINWARVMVLGLLPQYQGRGIDSVLYHELILRARKMGIDYAEASWILEDNLPMMRAAENVLNGIPYKKYEVYEKDI from the coding sequence ATGGATATTGCCAAACGCTTAGACCCCAAACAAGAACCATTTTACCAAAACGCCGACCTTCAAATGTTTATGGCCTATAACCAAAACAACAAAATTGTAGGCCGTATTGCCGCCATTGACAATAAATTATTTAATCAAATTCATGCCAATGCCAATATGGGCTTCTGGGGTTTTTTTGAGTGCGAAAACAACCAAACTACTGCCAACGCATTATTCGAGGCCGCTGCCCAATGGCTTAAACCGCGTGGCTTAAACCGGGTACAAGGGCCGGCCAGCCCATCGAGCAACCACGAGTATGGCCTGCTTACCGAGGGTTTTGACGACCCACCCCGCTTGATGATGACCTATAACCCACCTTATTACCGCGACCTAATTTTAAACTACGGTTTTGAAAGGGCTAAAGGGTTAGTGGCCTTTAAACTCGACCAAAAAACATTGCTGTCCAACGAAAAATTTGTGCGTGTAGCTGCCATTGCCCAACAACGCTCAAAAGTAACAGTTCGTAAAATAAATATGCGACATTTGGCCGATGAGTTAAAAATTTTTAAACATATATACAACAACGCATGGGAGCATAATTGGGGCTTTATACCTTTTACCGACCCCGAATTAGACGCTATGGCCAAAGACTTAAAAATGCTAATTGCCGACGACTTAGTGCTTTTTGCCGAAATTGACGGGCAACCAATAGGTTTTGCCTTGGCTATACCCGACTATAATTTGATTTTTAAAAGTTTTAAGGGCAATTTATTTCCATTTAACTTTTTTAAATTGTTTACCCAAAAAAAACGCATTAACTGGGCAAGGGTAATGGTGCTTGGCCTGCTACCGCAATACCAAGGGCGCGGTATTGATAGCGTTTTGTACCACGAGTTGATACTTAGAGCCCGAAAAATGGGCATTGATTACGCCGAAGCAAGTTGGATTTTAGAAGATAATTTACCCATGATGCGCGCCGCCGAAAATGTACTAAATGGCATCCCGTATAAAAAATACGAAGTCTATGAAAAAGATATTTAA
- a CDS encoding RecQ family ATP-dependent DNA helicase — MVATTANNRLQQALSAYFGFDSFKGEQEKIIKSILAGQDTLVIMPTGAGKSLCYQLPALLLDGMAIIISPLIALMKNQVDMMRGFSSTDDIAHFLNSSLKRAQIKQVKNDLLSGGTKMLYVAPETLTKPETIEFLRLLNPSFVAVDEAHCISEWGHDFRPEYRRIREMVDQISPQLPLMALTATATPKVQTDIIKNLRLREPNIFISSFNRPNLYYEVRPKGEREDVIKQIVQFVHHNPRKSGIIYCLNRSSTEEIAERLEANNIKAFAYHAGLDAVTRSERQDAFLSEDVQVIVATIAFGMGIDKPDVRFVIHFDMPKSLENYYQETGRAGRDGLEGRCVGFFNHADMLRLEKFMRDKSFAEREINSLHIAEVTSYSETGSCKRRFLLHYFGEVYEQKNCGCCDNCLHPRPTQEVKEYMHLFLKGLQAMEHSFKIKYVLDFLIGNKTQDILSYKHEKLPQFGKGTDKDKNFWYTIFTHALLSQYIRKDIEEYGQIKLLEAGINYIENPSSIQIPLNYGYHNLDSPSGGGNPDAEASKGSALDPTLLRMLEDLRHKVAKLNSVPPYTVFQDRSLKEMATYYPITKPELEKIYGVSPGKADRYGKEFLAAIAKYAEENDVERITELVVKSVATKSKDKLYIIDKIDRKASLDTIANHVDLKFLELLDEIEKILDQGTKLNIKYYIDTFLDEEQQDEIFDCFMEAQTDDINAIYKELDGTYNEEELRLMRIRFLSEVGH, encoded by the coding sequence ATGGTGGCAACAACCGCAAACAACCGATTGCAGCAAGCTTTATCGGCCTATTTTGGCTTTGATAGCTTTAAAGGAGAACAAGAAAAAATTATAAAAAGTATTTTAGCCGGGCAAGATACCTTGGTTATCATGCCAACGGGTGCCGGAAAATCATTGTGTTACCAATTGCCCGCGCTACTGCTCGATGGTATGGCCATTATTATATCGCCGCTAATTGCCCTGATGAAAAATCAAGTGGACATGATGCGCGGCTTTAGCTCAACAGACGACATAGCCCACTTTTTAAACTCATCGTTAAAACGCGCACAAATTAAGCAAGTTAAAAACGATTTGTTAAGCGGTGGCACCAAAATGTTGTACGTTGCCCCCGAAACCCTAACCAAACCCGAAACTATTGAGTTTTTACGACTCCTAAATCCCTCGTTTGTTGCCGTTGACGAAGCACACTGTATCTCGGAATGGGGCCACGACTTTAGGCCCGAATACCGCCGGATAAGGGAAATGGTGGACCAAATTAGCCCTCAACTGCCTTTAATGGCACTTACAGCTACCGCAACACCCAAAGTTCAAACAGATATTATTAAAAACCTTCGCCTGCGCGAACCCAATATTTTTATTTCGTCGTTTAACCGCCCAAACTTATATTACGAGGTGCGCCCCAAAGGCGAGCGCGAAGATGTTATCAAACAAATAGTACAATTTGTACATCATAACCCCCGAAAATCGGGCATTATTTACTGCCTCAACCGCTCAAGCACCGAAGAAATTGCCGAGCGATTAGAAGCAAACAATATTAAAGCCTTTGCTTACCATGCTGGTTTAGATGCTGTTACCCGCTCAGAACGGCAAGATGCGTTTTTATCGGAAGACGTTCAGGTAATAGTGGCTACCATCGCTTTTGGTATGGGTATTGATAAACCCGATGTGCGCTTTGTAATCCATTTTGATATGCCCAAAAGCCTTGAAAACTATTACCAGGAAACAGGCCGTGCAGGCCGCGACGGCCTTGAAGGTCGTTGTGTGGGCTTTTTTAACCACGCCGATATGCTGCGCTTAGAGAAGTTTATGCGCGACAAATCGTTTGCCGAACGCGAAATTAACTCCTTACATATTGCCGAAGTTACCTCGTATAGCGAAACCGGAAGCTGTAAACGTCGTTTTCTGTTGCACTATTTTGGCGAAGTTTACGAACAAAAAAACTGCGGCTGCTGCGATAATTGCTTACACCCGCGCCCTACACAAGAGGTCAAAGAGTATATGCACCTGTTTTTAAAAGGGCTGCAAGCAATGGAGCACTCCTTTAAAATAAAATATGTTTTAGACTTTTTAATAGGCAACAAAACCCAGGATATTCTAAGCTATAAACACGAAAAATTGCCCCAGTTTGGCAAAGGAACTGATAAAGATAAAAACTTTTGGTACACCATTTTTACCCACGCTCTGCTAAGCCAATACATCCGGAAAGACATTGAAGAATACGGCCAAATAAAACTGCTTGAAGCCGGAATTAACTATATTGAAAACCCCTCCTCTATCCAAATTCCGCTTAACTATGGCTACCATAACCTCGACAGCCCCTCTGGAGGAGGCAACCCCGATGCCGAGGCTAGTAAAGGCAGCGCCTTAGACCCTACTTTGCTGCGAATGCTTGAAGACCTACGCCATAAAGTAGCTAAATTAAATAGCGTTCCACCTTATACCGTTTTTCAAGACCGGTCGTTGAAAGAAATGGCTACTTATTACCCCATTACTAAACCCGAACTTGAAAAGATATATGGCGTAAGCCCCGGAAAAGCCGACCGCTATGGAAAAGAATTTCTTGCCGCCATTGCCAAATATGCCGAAGAAAACGATGTTGAACGCATTACCGAATTAGTTGTTAAATCTGTTGCAACAAAATCAAAGGACAAATTGTATATCATTGATAAAATAGACCGAAAAGCCTCGCTTGACACCATTGCCAATCACGTTGATTTGAAATTTTTAGAACTATTAGACGAAATTGAAAAAATATTAGACCAAGGAACAAAGCTAAATATTAAATATTACATAGATACGTTTTTAGACGAAGAACAACAAGATGAAATATTTGACTGTTTTATGGAAGCCCAAACTGATGATATTAATGCCATTTACAAAGAATTGGATGGAACATATAACGAAGAGGAATTGAGGTTAATGCGTATTCGATTTTTATCGGAAGTAGGACATTAA